A genomic stretch from Candidatus Thiothrix anitrata includes:
- a CDS encoding ATP-binding protein, whose amino-acid sequence MSGQLHPRYLKKKVQIALSDTPVVCLLGARQCGKTTLAQQLDGYRTYLNFDDNALLTAARQDPTGFVQGLPEKVILDEIQRIPELMPAIKASVDRQRTPGRFLLTGSANLLLLPRVQESLAGRVEILNLHPLTEQEKQHNSDSFLARLLSEPLSARIIGEQTAISGVAEAVCSGGYPEPNTRTEVRARQWHQQYLKAIIQRDVKDVAAIRDEDEMLRIAQILAYRTATLLNVSSLSNELDISRETADKYLSVLERLFLVQRLPAWHRNQAKRLIKSPKIHWVDSGLATTLNGFKTADWLDYKVNFGALLESFVVQQLIAQAGWLEDEIRFSHYRDKGQFEVDLVIEQGRKVWGVEVKKAASIQGKDGAGLAQLAAQSGDDFQGGVLFYCGNNCLPLAQKNCFAVPIDWLWRSPDHSAQRISLA is encoded by the coding sequence ATGTCTGGACAACTTCACCCCCGTTATCTCAAGAAAAAAGTACAGATTGCACTCAGTGATACGCCCGTTGTGTGTCTGTTGGGGGCGCGTCAGTGCGGCAAGACAACGTTGGCGCAGCAACTGGATGGGTACAGAACTTACCTCAACTTTGACGATAACGCTCTATTGACGGCAGCCCGCCAAGACCCGACTGGTTTTGTGCAGGGCTTGCCGGAGAAGGTTATTTTGGATGAGATTCAGCGCATCCCGGAGTTGATGCCTGCTATTAAAGCAAGCGTTGACCGCCAGCGCACACCGGGACGTTTTTTGTTGACAGGTTCAGCCAATTTACTGTTGTTACCGCGTGTGCAGGAATCGCTGGCAGGTAGGGTAGAAATACTGAATCTACATCCGCTAACGGAACAGGAAAAGCAGCATAACTCCGATAGTTTTTTGGCACGGTTGTTAAGTGAGCCGTTGAGCGCACGAATTATCGGTGAGCAGACTGCGATTAGTGGGGTTGCCGAAGCGGTGTGTTCTGGTGGCTACCCTGAACCCAATACACGGACTGAGGTGCGGGCGCGTCAATGGCATCAGCAATATTTAAAAGCGATTATTCAGCGTGATGTGAAAGATGTTGCGGCTATCCGTGATGAAGACGAAATGCTGCGGATTGCGCAGATTTTGGCATACCGCACGGCGACACTATTGAATGTGAGTAGTTTGTCAAATGAGCTAGATATTAGCCGTGAAACCGCTGATAAATACCTTAGTGTGCTGGAGCGGCTGTTTTTGGTACAGCGTTTACCCGCATGGCATCGCAATCAAGCGAAACGTTTGATCAAGTCACCCAAAATTCATTGGGTGGATAGCGGGTTGGCAACCACTCTGAATGGTTTCAAAACGGCTGACTGGCTTGATTATAAAGTGAACTTCGGTGCATTGCTGGAAAGCTTTGTGGTGCAGCAGCTCATCGCGCAAGCAGGCTGGTTGGAAGATGAAATACGCTTTAGCCATTACCGCGATAAGGGTCAATTTGAGGTTGATCTGGTGATTGAACAGGGTAGGAAAGTCTGGGGTGTTGAAGTCAAAAAGGCCGCGAGTATTCAAGGTAAAGATGGGGCAGGTTTAGCGCAGTTAGCGGCGCAAAGTGGCGATGATTTCCAAGGCGGTGTGTTGTTTTATTGCGGGAATAACTGTTTGCCATTGGCACAGAAAAACTGTTTTGCTGTGCCTATCGACTGGCTTTGGCGGTCACCGGATCACAGTGCTCAGAGGATTTCGCTAGCATGA
- the arfB gene encoding alternative ribosome rescue aminoacyl-tRNA hydrolase ArfB, whose product MNIPLEELDFQAIRAQGSGGQNVNKVSTAIHLRFDIRASSLPDSWKEKLLSYADQRISGDGVVVIKAQTHNSQEKNRADALERLQQLIADATKVQKKRKATRPTFSSRLKRLDSKKKHSDIKSGRKKVDY is encoded by the coding sequence ATGAATATCCCACTCGAAGAACTCGACTTTCAAGCCATCCGCGCCCAAGGCTCCGGCGGGCAAAACGTCAATAAAGTCTCGACGGCGATTCACCTGCGCTTTGACATCCGCGCTTCATCATTGCCGGATAGCTGGAAAGAAAAGCTGTTGAGCTACGCTGATCAGCGCATTTCCGGCGATGGTGTGGTGGTTATCAAGGCGCAAACCCACAACAGTCAGGAAAAAAACCGGGCGGACGCACTCGAACGCTTGCAACAATTGATAGCGGACGCGACCAAAGTGCAAAAGAAGCGCAAAGCCACGCGCCCGACGTTTAGCTCACGGCTCAAGCGGCTCGACAGCAAGAAAAAGCACAGCGATATTAAATCGGGGCGTAAAAAAGTCGATTATTAG
- a CDS encoding D-hexose-6-phosphate mutarotase: protein MTITRVAGNGGLPMINVSNAHADAVISVYAGQVLSFTPKGTADVLFVSDKAYYAEGKAIKGGVPICWPWFGADPEGKGRPAHGFMRNRMWSEWETRDNADGSTTVILGVESSPETLAIWPHAFRLAMEITVGKTLQLALVTRNTGDAAFTITQAMHTYFAVGDIAQTTVTGLEGTQYLDKAADGNGATKQQDGAISINSEVDRVYLGVPAELAIIDGALQRTIRITSSGNKTAVVWNPWAKIAAGMADLQDDDYTRFVCVETTNAADDVVEVAAGGEFRLVAEYAA, encoded by the coding sequence ATGACAATTACTCGTGTAGCAGGCAACGGCGGCTTGCCGATGATCAACGTTAGCAACGCCCACGCCGATGCCGTGATTTCGGTTTACGCAGGGCAGGTTTTGTCCTTTACCCCCAAAGGCACGGCGGATGTGCTGTTTGTCAGCGACAAAGCCTATTACGCCGAAGGCAAAGCCATCAAAGGCGGCGTACCGATTTGCTGGCCTTGGTTTGGTGCTGATCCCGAAGGCAAAGGTCGCCCTGCCCACGGTTTCATGCGCAATCGGATGTGGAGCGAGTGGGAAACCCGCGATAATGCTGATGGCTCAACCACGGTGATTTTGGGTGTGGAATCCTCCCCGGAAACCTTGGCAATCTGGCCTCATGCGTTCCGTTTGGCGATGGAAATTACCGTCGGCAAAACCCTGCAACTGGCACTGGTGACACGCAATACCGGCGATGCAGCGTTTACGATTACCCAAGCGATGCACACCTATTTTGCAGTCGGCGATATTGCGCAAACCACAGTGACCGGGCTGGAAGGCACGCAATACCTCGACAAAGCGGCAGACGGCAATGGCGCAACCAAACAGCAAGACGGTGCAATCAGTATTAACAGCGAAGTTGACCGCGTTTACCTCGGTGTTCCGGCGGAACTGGCGATTATTGACGGTGCATTACAGCGCACGATTCGCATTACTTCCAGCGGCAATAAAACGGCGGTGGTGTGGAACCCGTGGGCAAAAATTGCAGCAGGCATGGCGGATTTGCAAGACGATGATTACACCCGTTTCGTGTGCGTGGAAACCACGAATGCTGCGGATGATGTGGTGGAAGTGGCGGCAGGCGGGGAATTCCGACTGGTCGCGGAATACGCTGCGTAG
- a CDS encoding RDD family protein, whose protein sequence is MRLDTTYTVNTPEGIALTLSPAGPIPRLLAWLLDLLLRSGISVLLLLVLASLGKLGLGIAMILIFLLEWFYPVYFELRHRGQTPGKKVLNLYVAHTDASPITPAGSLVRNLLRVVDFLPFLYGFGLISMMLNRRFQRLGDLAANTVVLHKHDQQPPTLPVAADAIRPDVRLTLAEQQAILLFAQRSTTLAPARLEELAGMTGTLVPPQQNATQWLHGIAAWLGGGSKA, encoded by the coding sequence ATGCGTCTGGACACTACCTACACCGTAAATACCCCGGAAGGCATTGCACTCACACTGTCTCCTGCTGGCCCAATCCCCCGTTTACTCGCATGGCTGCTTGATTTGCTGTTGCGTAGCGGCATTAGTGTGTTGTTACTGTTGGTATTAGCGAGTCTGGGCAAGTTGGGTTTGGGCATCGCAATGATCCTAATTTTCCTGCTGGAATGGTTTTATCCGGTGTATTTTGAGCTGCGCCATCGCGGGCAAACACCGGGTAAAAAAGTGCTGAATCTTTACGTGGCACACACTGATGCCAGCCCGATTACCCCCGCTGGTTCACTGGTGCGCAACCTGTTACGGGTAGTGGATTTCTTGCCGTTTTTGTACGGCTTTGGGTTAATCAGCATGATGCTCAACCGGCGGTTTCAACGCTTGGGGGATTTAGCCGCGAATACAGTGGTATTGCACAAGCATGATCAACAGCCACCCACATTGCCAGTGGCGGCAGACGCTATTCGCCCGGATGTACGCCTGACCTTGGCGGAGCAACAGGCAATTTTGCTGTTTGCGCAACGCAGCACCACGCTCGCACCTGCACGGCTGGAGGAATTGGCAGGCATGACCGGGACATTGGTTCCGCCACAACAAAACGCGACCCAGTGGTTACACGGCATTGCCGCATGGTTAGGCGGGGGAAGTAAGGCATGA
- a CDS encoding stage II sporulation protein M, translating into MKQDQFIANYQPLWTALTAWLDYQQLSKKQREKQGLSEPALDFPQTYRQICHHLALAQSRMYSPLLIGQLNDLVIRGHNQLYGARLQFLHRFAAFYLRDLPQLVRRSYWAVLLSGLLFFGSFFAMLIAIQVEPELVYSVVSGEQVAGMEAMYDPERTTRFGREREADSDVFMFGFYIRNNTGIGFQVFAGGMLFGLGSVFFLLFNGLTIGAVAGHLTHLGYIETFWGFVAGHSAFELTAIVLAGAAGFKLAQALIMPGRKSRLLALRDNSQVAIQIVYGAATLFIMAAFVEAFWSSQVWIPVTIKYTVGIVLWVLVIAYFTLVGREQARAT; encoded by the coding sequence ATGAAGCAAGACCAGTTTATTGCAAATTACCAACCGTTGTGGACAGCACTGACAGCTTGGTTGGATTACCAGCAGCTCAGTAAAAAACAACGTGAAAAGCAAGGATTAAGTGAACCCGCGTTGGATTTTCCGCAAACCTACCGCCAAATTTGCCACCACCTTGCCTTAGCGCAATCACGCATGTATAGCCCGCTGTTGATTGGGCAATTGAATGATTTGGTGATTCGCGGACATAACCAGTTATACGGCGCACGTTTACAGTTTTTACATCGGTTCGCAGCGTTTTACCTACGGGATTTGCCACAGTTGGTAAGGCGTTCCTACTGGGCAGTATTGTTGTCCGGCTTGCTGTTTTTCGGCAGTTTTTTTGCAATGTTAATTGCGATTCAGGTAGAGCCAGAATTGGTTTACAGCGTCGTGAGCGGGGAACAGGTCGCTGGTATGGAGGCCATGTACGACCCGGAGCGCACCACGCGCTTCGGACGCGAACGCGAAGCCGATAGTGATGTATTTATGTTCGGGTTTTATATCCGCAATAATACCGGGATCGGTTTTCAGGTGTTCGCAGGAGGGATGTTATTTGGCTTGGGCAGTGTGTTTTTCTTGCTATTCAATGGCTTAACCATTGGTGCGGTAGCGGGACATTTGACTCACCTCGGCTATATTGAAACCTTTTGGGGCTTTGTGGCGGGGCATAGCGCGTTTGAATTAACCGCTATTGTTTTGGCAGGGGCGGCAGGCTTCAAATTGGCGCAGGCATTAATCATGCCGGGGCGTAAATCACGCTTATTGGCGTTACGGGATAACAGTCAGGTGGCCATTCAAATCGTGTACGGTGCGGCGACCTTATTCATTATGGCGGCCTTCGTGGAGGCTTTTTGGTCGTCGCAAGTGTGGATTCCGGTCACTATTAAATACACCGTGGGCATTGTGTTATGGGTGTTAGTCATCGCTTATTTCACCTTGGTTGGGCGGGAGCAGGCGCGTGCAACTTAA